In a genomic window of Methanomicrobia archaeon:
- a CDS encoding winged helix-turn-helix transcriptional regulator translates to MGRERLDGKLLQDAYILLQPARYRIVKLLAEQPMHISALSTAMGIASRIVAFHLRTLEDFGFVKCKYEISDDPKTRWKALRLCTVTDKVADVIAELKRAL, encoded by the coding sequence ATGGGAAGAGAACGGTTAGATGGGAAACTTCTGCAAGATGCTTACATCTTGCTGCAACCCGCACGTTACAGAATCGTGAAGCTGCTTGCCGAGCAGCCGATGCACATCAGCGCACTCAGCACCGCGATGGGAATCGCAAGTCGGATCGTGGCGTTCCATCTGCGGACTCTGGAGGACTTTGGATTCGTAAAGTGCAAGTACGAGATCTCGGATGACCCAAAAACGAGGTGGAAGGCACTGAGGTTATGTACGGTCACCGATAAGGTCGCAGATGTGATAGCAGAACTCAAAAGGGCACTTTGA
- a CDS encoding ArsR family transcriptional regulator codes for MGRETVEGQPLEDAHIVKHPVRHRIVELLAKRPMPIDALSRALDEKRGLVADHLMALQEYGFVKSNYGLLILLEPEQRVTALRVYKVTDKVADVKAELKRAL; via the coding sequence ATGGGGAGAGAAACGGTAGAAGGCCAACCTCTAGAAGATGCGCACATCGTCAAACATCCTGTGAGGCACCGGATCGTTGAGCTACTTGCGAAAAGGCCGATGCCCATCGACGCGCTGAGCAGGGCATTGGACGAAAAGAGGGGGCTCGTTGCAGATCATCTCATGGCACTGCAAGAGTACGGATTCGTGAAGAGCAACTATGGACTCCTAATTCTGCTAGAGCCAGAGCAGAGAGTAACGGCACTGAGGGTGTACAAGGTCACCGATAAGGTCGCGGATGTGAAGGCTGAGCTGAAAAGGGCGCTTTAG